In Micromonospora purpureochromogenes, a single window of DNA contains:
- the rpmD gene encoding 50S ribosomal protein L30 has protein sequence MARLKVTQVRSGIGTKQNQRESLRSLGLKRINDVVVKEDRPEIRGMIFAVNHLVKVEEVE, from the coding sequence ATGGCACGCCTGAAGGTCACCCAGGTCCGGTCCGGCATCGGCACCAAGCAGAACCAGCGTGAGTCGCTGCGTTCGCTCGGTCTGAAGCGGATCAACGACGTGGTGGTCAAGGAGGACCGGCCCGAGATTCGCGGCATGATCTTCGCGGTAAACCACCTCGTGAAGGTCGAGGAGGTCGAGTAA
- the rplO gene encoding 50S ribosomal protein L15: MTIKVHHLRPAPGAKTAKTRVGRGEGSKGKTAGRGTKGSKARKNISAAFEGGQMPIHMRLPKMKGFKNKFKVVFQVVNLDRLAELFPNGGQVGPQELVEVGAVRKGQPIKVLGTGDLGGVALQVSAHGFSASAKEKITAAGGSVTEL; the protein is encoded by the coding sequence ATGACGATCAAGGTTCACCACCTGCGCCCGGCCCCGGGCGCCAAGACCGCGAAGACCCGGGTGGGTCGCGGTGAGGGCTCCAAGGGCAAGACCGCCGGTCGCGGTACCAAGGGTTCCAAGGCCCGCAAGAACATCTCGGCGGCGTTCGAGGGTGGGCAGATGCCCATCCACATGCGCCTGCCGAAGATGAAGGGCTTCAAGAACAAGTTCAAGGTCGTCTTCCAGGTGGTCAACCTGGACCGGCTGGCCGAGCTCTTCCCGAACGGCGGCCAGGTCGGCCCGCAGGAGCTGGTCGAGGTCGGCGCGGTCCGCAAGGGCCAGCCGATCAAGGTCCTCGGCACCGGCGACCTCGGCGGTGTGGCCCTCCAGGTGTCGGCGCACGGTTTCAGCGCGTCGGCCAAGGAGAAGATCACCGCTGCCGGTGGCTCCGTCACCGAGCTGTAA
- the secY gene encoding preprotein translocase subunit SecY, protein MLSAFLSAFRTPDLRKKLLFTVGIIAVYRLGATLPSPGVSYGNVQKCLDTLQGQSTGVLNLLDLFSGGALLQLSVFALGIMPYITASIILQLLTVVIPRLEQLRKEGQAGQAKITQYTRYLTLGLGILQSSAFVALARSGQLFQNRCDQFPIIPEGTGIPNWLTLSILVMTMTAGTGMVMWLGELITDRGVGNGMSVLIFTSIAARLPSEGWKIKTNEGWGKFVLVLVLVLLVITAVCFIEQAQRRIPVQYAKRMIGRRMYGGTSTYIPLKVNQAGVIPVIFASSLLYLPQLALQFFDQTNPGKTQAWIQNNIVQADSPLHIVMYFLLIIFFTYFYVSITFNPTEVADNMKKYGGFVPGIRPGKPTAEYLDFILSRITLPGALYLGIVAILPNFFFIWLNSQQFQNFPFGGTAVLIMVGVGLETVKQIESQLMQRNYEGFLR, encoded by the coding sequence TTGCTGTCCGCCTTTCTCAGTGCGTTCCGTACGCCTGACCTGCGCAAGAAGCTGCTGTTCACAGTAGGCATCATCGCGGTCTACCGGCTCGGCGCCACTCTGCCCAGCCCCGGCGTCTCGTACGGCAACGTGCAGAAGTGCCTCGACACCCTCCAGGGTCAGAGCACCGGAGTGCTGAACCTGCTGGACCTCTTCTCCGGCGGCGCACTGCTGCAGCTCTCGGTCTTCGCGCTGGGCATCATGCCCTACATCACCGCGTCGATCATCCTGCAGCTGCTCACCGTGGTCATTCCGCGGCTGGAGCAGCTCCGCAAGGAGGGCCAGGCCGGCCAGGCGAAGATCACCCAGTACACCCGCTACCTGACCCTCGGCCTGGGCATCCTCCAGTCGTCGGCCTTCGTGGCGCTGGCCCGCTCCGGGCAGCTGTTCCAGAACCGCTGCGACCAGTTCCCGATCATCCCCGAGGGCACCGGCATCCCGAACTGGCTGACGCTGAGCATCCTGGTCATGACGATGACCGCCGGCACCGGCATGGTGATGTGGCTCGGTGAGCTGATCACCGACCGCGGCGTCGGCAACGGCATGTCCGTCCTCATCTTCACCTCGATCGCCGCCCGGCTCCCCAGCGAGGGCTGGAAGATCAAGACCAACGAGGGTTGGGGCAAGTTCGTCCTCGTCCTCGTCCTGGTCCTGCTGGTCATCACCGCGGTCTGCTTCATCGAGCAGGCGCAGCGCCGGATCCCGGTGCAGTACGCCAAGCGGATGATCGGCCGGCGGATGTACGGCGGCACCTCGACCTACATCCCGCTCAAGGTCAACCAGGCGGGTGTCATCCCGGTCATCTTCGCCTCCTCGCTGCTCTACCTGCCGCAGCTGGCGCTCCAGTTCTTCGACCAGACCAACCCGGGCAAGACCCAGGCCTGGATCCAGAACAACATCGTGCAGGCCGACTCGCCGCTGCACATCGTGATGTACTTCCTGCTGATCATCTTCTTCACGTACTTCTACGTGTCGATCACGTTCAACCCGACCGAGGTCGCGGACAACATGAAGAAGTACGGCGGCTTCGTGCCGGGCATCCGCCCCGGCAAGCCGACCGCCGAGTACCTCGACTTCATCCTCAGCCGGATCACCCTGCCGGGCGCGCTCTACCTGGGCATCGTCGCGATCCTGCCGAACTTCTTCTTCATCTGGCTGAACAGCCAGCAGTTCCAGA